A genomic window from Pseudocitrobacter corydidari includes:
- a CDS encoding IS481 family transposase, translating into MPWDARDTMSLRSEFVLFASQDGANIRSLCRHYGISPATGYKWLRRWAEEGASGLLDRPRVPHHSPNRSPDDITDLLRIAHARHERWGARKIKRWLEDQGHRMPAFSTVHNLMARHGLLPGTAPGIPATGRFEHDAPNRLWQMDFKGHFPFGGGRCHPLTLLDDHSRFSLCLAPCADERRETVQQQLVSVFERYGLPDRMTMDNGAPWGDTTGVWTALELWLMRQGIRVGHSRPYHPQTQGKLERFHRSLKAEVLQGKWFTDSGELQRAFDHWRTVYNLERPHEALGMAVPASRYQPSARQYSDSITPPEYDEGVMVRKVDISGKLSINGTCLKAGKAFRGERVGLKETQEDGCYEVWWYSTKVGVIDLKKKSITMGKGC; encoded by the coding sequence ATGCCCTGGGATGCGAGAGATACCATGTCATTACGTTCCGAGTTTGTTCTGTTCGCCTCACAAGACGGGGCGAACATCCGTTCCCTCTGCCGTCACTACGGCATTTCTCCCGCCACCGGTTACAAGTGGCTTCGTCGCTGGGCTGAGGAAGGCGCATCCGGTCTTCTGGACCGTCCCCGCGTACCTCATCACTCTCCCAACCGTTCTCCGGATGATATCACTGACCTGCTGCGCATCGCCCATGCCCGTCATGAGCGCTGGGGCGCCCGCAAGATAAAGCGCTGGCTCGAAGACCAGGGGCACCGTATGCCCGCCTTCAGCACCGTCCATAACCTGATGGCCCGTCACGGTCTGCTACCGGGCACGGCTCCGGGCATTCCGGCCACAGGGCGCTTCGAACATGACGCGCCGAACCGGCTCTGGCAGATGGATTTTAAGGGCCACTTCCCCTTCGGCGGGGGGCGCTGCCATCCGCTCACCCTGCTGGATGACCACTCCCGTTTCTCCCTGTGTCTGGCACCCTGCGCCGATGAACGCCGTGAGACCGTGCAGCAGCAGCTGGTCAGCGTGTTTGAACGCTACGGGCTGCCAGACCGGATGACGATGGACAACGGCGCGCCGTGGGGCGACACCACCGGTGTCTGGACAGCGCTGGAGCTGTGGCTGATGCGCCAGGGTATCCGGGTGGGGCATTCCCGGCCATACCATCCGCAGACACAGGGCAAGCTGGAACGTTTTCACCGCAGCCTGAAGGCGGAAGTGCTGCAGGGTAAGTGGTTCACAGACAGCGGTGAGCTGCAGCGTGCTTTCGACCACTGGCGTACGGTGTATAACCTTGAACGGCCCCATGAAGCACTGGGTATGGCCGTTCCGGCCTCGCGGTATCAGCCGTCTGCAAGGCAGTACAGCGACAGCATTACGCCACCGGAATATGATGAAGGGGTGATGGTGAGGAAGGTCGATATCAGCGGGAAGCTGAGCATTAATGGTACCTGTCTGAAGGCAGGCAAAGCATTCAGGGGAGAGCGGGTCGGGCTGAAGGAGACGCAGGAGGATGGCTGCTATGAAGTGTGGTGGTACAGTACGAAAGTGGGGGTGATCGACCTGAAGAAAAAGTCGATCACCATGGGTAAAGGATGTTAA
- a CDS encoding amino acid ABC transporter substrate-binding protein — translation MQLRKLTAAMLAMGLCAGLAHAEDAPAAGSTLDKIAKNGVIVVGHRESSVPFSYYDNQQKVVGYSQDYSNAIVEAVKKKLNKPDLQVKLIPITSQNRIPLLQNGTFDFECGSTTNNLERQKQAAFSDTIFVVGTRLLTKKGGDIKDFADLKGKAVVVTSGTTSEILLHKLNDEQKMDMRIISAKDHGDSFRTLESGRAVAFMMDDALLAGERAKAKKPDNWEIVGKPQSQEAYGCMLRKNDPDFKKLMDDTIAQAQTSGEAAKWFDKWFKNPIPPKNLNMNFELSDEMKALFKEPNDKALN, via the coding sequence ATGCAATTACGTAAACTGACCGCTGCTATGCTGGCGATGGGATTATGCGCCGGGCTGGCTCACGCAGAAGATGCGCCAGCGGCAGGTAGCACCCTGGACAAAATCGCCAAAAACGGCGTGATCGTTGTCGGGCACCGTGAATCTTCCGTTCCGTTCTCTTACTACGACAACCAGCAAAAAGTGGTCGGCTATTCTCAGGATTACTCCAACGCCATCGTTGAAGCCGTGAAGAAGAAGCTGAACAAGCCTGACCTTCAGGTGAAACTGATTCCTATCACCTCTCAGAACCGTATCCCGCTGCTGCAAAACGGCACCTTCGATTTTGAGTGTGGCTCTACCACCAACAACCTCGAACGCCAGAAACAAGCGGCTTTCTCTGACACCATCTTTGTCGTCGGCACCCGCCTGCTGACCAAAAAAGGCGGCGACATTAAAGATTTTGCGGATCTGAAAGGCAAAGCGGTGGTTGTGACTTCCGGCACCACCTCTGAAATTCTGCTGCACAAGCTGAATGACGAACAGAAAATGGATATGCGCATCATCAGCGCCAAAGACCACGGTGACTCCTTCCGTACCCTGGAAAGCGGACGCGCGGTCGCGTTTATGATGGATGATGCCCTGCTGGCCGGTGAGCGCGCGAAAGCGAAGAAACCAGACAACTGGGAAATCGTCGGCAAACCGCAGTCGCAGGAAGCCTATGGCTGTATGCTGCGTAAAAACGACCCGGACTTCAAAAAGCTGATGGATGACACCATCGCTCAGGCGCAAACCTCCGGCGAAGCGGCTAAATGGTTTGATAAGTGGTTCAAAAACCCAATCCCACCGAAAAACCTGAACATGAACTTTGAACTGTCTGACGAAATGAAGGCCCTGTTTAAAGAACCGAATGACAAAGCTCTGAACTAA
- the gltJ gene encoding glutamate/aspartate ABC transporter permease GltJ: MSIDWNWGIFLQQAPFGNTTYLGWLWSGFQVTVALSITAWIIAFFVGSLFGILRTVPNRFLSGIGTLYVELFRNVPLIVQFFTWYLVVPELLPEDLGMWFKAELDPNIQFFLSSMICLGLFTAARVCEQVRAAIQSLPRGQKNAGLAMGLTLPQTYRYVLLPNAYRVIVPPMTSEMMNLVKNSAIASTIGLVDMAAQAGKLLDYSAHAWESFTAITLAYVLINAFIMLVMTLVERKVRLPGNMGGK, translated from the coding sequence ATGTCAATAGACTGGAACTGGGGGATTTTTCTTCAGCAAGCCCCGTTCGGCAACACCACCTATCTTGGCTGGCTATGGAGTGGTTTTCAGGTCACCGTCGCCCTGTCGATTACCGCCTGGATTATCGCTTTCTTCGTTGGCTCCCTGTTCGGCATCCTGCGTACCGTCCCCAACCGTTTCCTGTCCGGAATCGGCACGCTGTACGTTGAACTGTTTCGTAACGTTCCGCTGATCGTGCAGTTCTTTACCTGGTACCTGGTGGTGCCGGAATTGCTGCCAGAAGATCTGGGAATGTGGTTTAAAGCAGAGCTGGACCCTAACATTCAGTTCTTCCTCTCATCGATGATCTGTCTTGGCCTCTTTACCGCGGCACGCGTGTGCGAGCAGGTGCGCGCAGCGATTCAGTCGCTGCCGCGCGGGCAGAAAAACGCCGGTCTGGCGATGGGTTTAACGCTGCCGCAGACCTACCGTTACGTGCTGCTGCCAAACGCCTACCGCGTGATTGTGCCGCCGATGACCTCAGAGATGATGAACCTGGTGAAAAACTCGGCCATCGCCTCCACCATCGGTCTGGTCGATATGGCCGCGCAGGCAGGTAAACTGCTGGATTACTCGGCGCATGCCTGGGAATCGTTCACCGCAATTACCCTTGCTTATGTCTTGATCAACGCCTTCATTATGCTGGTGATGACCCTGGTGGAACGTAAAGTTCGCCTGCCGGGCAATATGGGAGGCAAATAA
- the gltK gene encoding glutamate/aspartate ABC transporter permease GltK, which yields MYEFDWSSIVPSLPYLLAGLVVTLKITVTAVIVGIVWGTILAVMRLSTFAPVSWFAKTYVNVFRSIPLVMVLLWFYLIVPGLLQDVLGLSPKTDIRLISAMVAFSMFEAAYYSEIIRAGIQSISRGQSSAALALGMTHWQSMKLIILPQAFRAMVPLLLTQGIVLFQDTSLVYVLSLADFFRTASTIGERDGTQVEMILFAGAVYFVISLSASLLVSYLKRRTVQ from the coding sequence ATGTACGAGTTTGACTGGAGTTCTATCGTTCCTTCCCTGCCCTATCTGCTTGCCGGGCTGGTGGTGACGCTGAAAATTACCGTAACGGCTGTGATCGTCGGTATTGTCTGGGGCACCATCCTTGCGGTGATGCGCCTGTCAACCTTCGCGCCCGTTTCCTGGTTTGCCAAAACCTACGTTAACGTTTTCCGCTCCATTCCGCTGGTGATGGTGCTGCTGTGGTTTTACCTCATCGTGCCGGGGCTGTTGCAGGATGTGCTGGGATTATCGCCGAAAACCGATATCCGCCTGATCTCCGCGATGGTGGCGTTCTCGATGTTTGAAGCGGCCTACTATTCGGAAATTATCCGTGCCGGTATTCAGAGCATTTCGCGCGGACAATCCAGCGCCGCGCTGGCGCTCGGGATGACCCACTGGCAGTCGATGAAGCTCATTATTCTGCCGCAGGCCTTCCGCGCGATGGTGCCGCTGCTGCTCACCCAGGGGATCGTCCTGTTCCAGGATACCTCGCTGGTGTATGTCTTAAGTCTTGCCGATTTCTTCCGTACCGCGTCCACCATCGGTGAGCGTGACGGAACCCAGGTCGAAATGATCCTGTTTGCCGGCGCCGTTTATTTTGTGATTAGCCTGAGTGCTTCGTTGTTGGTCAGCTACTTGAAAAGAAGGACAGTTCAATGA
- a CDS encoding amino acid ABC transporter ATP-binding protein, translating to MITLKNVSKWYGQFQVLTDCSTEVKKGEVVVVCGPSGSGKSTLIKTVNGLEPVQKGEILVNGIQVNDKKTNLASLRSKVGMVFQHFELFPHLSIIENLTLAQVKVLKRDKAASREKGLKLLERVGLSAHANKFPSQLSGGQQQRVAIARALCMDPVAMLFDEPTSALDPEMINEVLDVMVELANEGMTMMVVTHEMGFARKVANRVIFMDEGKIVEDSEKEAFFANPKSERAKDFLAKILH from the coding sequence ATGATTACCCTGAAAAATGTTTCTAAATGGTATGGTCAATTTCAGGTGCTGACCGACTGCTCCACCGAAGTGAAAAAGGGTGAAGTGGTGGTGGTTTGCGGCCCGTCCGGATCGGGTAAATCGACGCTTATCAAAACCGTTAACGGCCTGGAACCTGTACAGAAAGGCGAGATCCTGGTGAACGGGATTCAGGTTAACGATAAAAAAACCAACCTCGCATCGCTGCGCTCAAAGGTTGGGATGGTGTTCCAGCATTTCGAGCTGTTCCCGCATTTGTCGATTATCGAAAACCTGACGCTGGCGCAGGTAAAAGTACTGAAGCGCGACAAAGCAGCGTCCCGCGAAAAAGGGCTGAAACTGCTGGAGCGCGTGGGGCTCTCCGCGCATGCCAACAAGTTCCCGTCGCAGCTTTCCGGTGGCCAGCAGCAGCGCGTGGCGATCGCCCGCGCCCTGTGTATGGATCCGGTGGCGATGCTGTTTGATGAACCGACTTCGGCACTCGATCCCGAGATGATCAACGAAGTACTGGACGTGATGGTTGAGCTGGCCAACGAAGGCATGACCATGATGGTGGTGACTCACGAAATGGGCTTTGCCCGTAAAGTGGCGAACCGGGTGATCTTTATGGATGAAGGGAAAATCGTTGAAGACTCCGAGAAAGAGGCCTTCTTCGCCAACCCGAAATCGGAACGTGCCAAAGACTTCCTCGCGAAAATTCTGCATTAA
- the rihA gene encoding pyrimidine-specific ribonucleoside hydrolase RihA — protein sequence MATPIILDCDPGHDDAITIVLALASPELDVKAITSSAGNQTPDKTLRNVLRMLTLLKRPDIPVAGGAIKPLMRKLIIADNVHGESGLDGPALPEPGFAPLSCTAVELMAKTLRESAEPVTIVSTGPQTNVALLLNSHPELHAKIAQIVIMGGAMSLGNWTPAAEFNIYVDPEAAEIVFQSGIPVVMAGLDVTHKAQIHVEDTERFRAIGNPISTIVAELLDFFLEYHKDEKWGFIGAPLHDPCTIAWLLKPELFTTVERWVGVETQGKYTQGMTVVDYYFLTGNKPNAQVMVDVDRQGFVDLLAERLKFYA from the coding sequence ATGGCAACCCCAATCATACTCGACTGCGACCCAGGACACGACGATGCTATTACCATCGTGCTGGCCCTCGCCTCCCCGGAACTGGATGTCAAAGCCATCACCTCCTCCGCCGGTAACCAAACGCCGGACAAAACCCTGCGTAACGTGCTCCGCATGCTCACGCTGCTCAAGCGCCCCGATATTCCGGTGGCGGGCGGCGCAATTAAACCGCTGATGCGTAAACTGATTATTGCCGATAACGTGCATGGAGAAAGCGGTCTTGATGGCCCGGCGCTGCCGGAACCCGGTTTTGCGCCGCTTAGCTGTACCGCCGTGGAGTTAATGGCCAAAACCCTGCGTGAAAGTGCAGAACCGGTCACGATTGTTTCCACCGGCCCACAAACCAATGTCGCCCTGCTGCTCAACAGCCACCCGGAACTGCACGCAAAGATCGCGCAAATCGTGATTATGGGCGGCGCCATGAGCCTGGGTAACTGGACGCCAGCCGCAGAATTCAATATCTACGTTGACCCGGAAGCCGCAGAAATCGTCTTTCAGTCCGGTATTCCGGTGGTGATGGCGGGGCTGGATGTCACGCATAAAGCGCAAATTCACGTCGAAGATACGGAGCGATTCCGCGCCATTGGTAACCCGATTTCCACCATCGTTGCCGAGCTGCTCGACTTCTTCCTCGAATATCACAAAGATGAAAAATGGGGTTTCATCGGCGCGCCGCTGCATGACCCGTGCACCATCGCCTGGCTACTGAAACCAGAGTTGTTTACCACCGTGGAACGTTGGGTTGGCGTGGAAACGCAGGGCAAATATACCCAGGGCATGACCGTTGTGGATTACTATTTCCTCACCGGCAATAAACCGAACGCGCAGGTGATGGTCGATGTGGATCGTCAGGGATTTGTGGATTTGCTGGCTGAACGTCTGAAATTTTACGCTTAA
- a CDS encoding molecular chaperone HscC, translated as MDNANLAIGIDLGTTNSLIAVWQVGGAQLIPNKFGEYLTPSIISIDENKNILVGKPAKSRRISHPDKTAALFKRAMGSNMSWKLGNETFNAPELSSLVLRSLKEDAEEYLQCSIRDVVISVPAYFSDEQRKHTRLAAELAGLNAVRLINEPTAAAMAYGLHTQQDTRSLVFDLGGGTFDVTVLEYATPVIEVHASAGDNYLGGEDFTQMLVDEAIKRWGLSKSTMPETAQAELYAMAEAAKCRGEIPLTLSWRPTHDRMLLTCEFYEDELEALWLPLLNRLRVPIEQALRDARLKPEQIDSLVLVGGASQMPLVQRIAVRLFGKLPYQNYDPSTIVALGAAIQAACRLRCEDVEEVILTDICPYSLGVEVCHQGVNGIFSPIIERNTTVPVSRVETYFTTHPNQESIRINVYQGENHKVKNNILIESFDVPLKKTGTYQSIDIRFSYDINGLLEVDVLPEDGEAASRIITQSPVALTQQQIDASRARLQGLKIYPRDLLINRTFKATLEERWSRSLGEERENLGRIITDFDAALASNDSEHVNDVRRRACKFLGIEEPEAP; from the coding sequence ATGGATAATGCAAACCTCGCTATTGGTATCGATCTCGGTACCACCAACAGTTTAATTGCCGTCTGGCAGGTAGGCGGCGCACAACTCATTCCTAATAAATTTGGTGAATATTTAACGCCATCCATAATTAGTATCGATGAGAATAAAAATATTCTGGTCGGCAAACCGGCAAAATCACGACGTATTTCGCATCCGGATAAAACCGCTGCATTATTCAAACGTGCAATGGGCAGTAATATGTCCTGGAAACTGGGCAATGAAACGTTCAATGCCCCAGAACTGTCGTCTTTAGTATTACGTTCATTAAAAGAAGATGCAGAAGAGTACCTTCAATGTTCTATCAGAGATGTGGTGATTTCTGTTCCTGCCTATTTTAGCGATGAGCAACGCAAACACACTCGCCTGGCGGCAGAGCTGGCTGGGTTAAATGCCGTACGCTTAATCAATGAACCGACCGCTGCCGCGATGGCTTATGGGCTTCATACTCAGCAAGACACTCGCTCGCTGGTGTTCGATCTCGGCGGCGGCACTTTTGATGTGACGGTACTGGAATACGCAACACCGGTTATTGAAGTTCATGCTTCTGCGGGCGATAACTATCTTGGTGGCGAAGATTTTACGCAGATGCTGGTCGATGAAGCGATCAAACGTTGGGGGTTGAGCAAGTCAACGATGCCCGAAACCGCCCAGGCTGAACTGTATGCCATGGCCGAAGCGGCAAAATGTCGCGGCGAAATCCCCCTCACACTTTCGTGGCGCCCCACTCACGATCGTATGCTATTGACGTGTGAATTCTACGAAGATGAACTTGAAGCTCTGTGGTTGCCATTGCTCAACCGCCTGCGCGTGCCAATCGAACAGGCGTTAAGGGATGCGCGTCTTAAGCCGGAACAAATCGATAGCCTTGTACTGGTTGGCGGCGCCTCACAGATGCCGCTTGTGCAACGCATCGCTGTCCGTCTGTTTGGCAAGTTGCCTTATCAAAATTACGATCCCAGCACCATTGTCGCCCTGGGGGCTGCAATTCAGGCCGCATGCCGCTTGCGCTGCGAAGACGTTGAAGAGGTCATTCTCACCGATATTTGCCCCTATTCTTTAGGCGTAGAGGTTTGCCATCAGGGGGTTAATGGCATCTTTTCACCCATCATTGAGCGTAATACCACGGTACCTGTGTCGCGGGTAGAGACCTACTTCACAACGCATCCCAATCAGGAATCGATTCGGATCAATGTCTATCAGGGTGAAAATCATAAGGTCAAGAACAACATATTGATAGAATCATTCGATGTCCCATTGAAGAAAACCGGCACATATCAATCAATAGATATCCGCTTCAGTTACGATATCAATGGGTTATTAGAGGTAGATGTTTTGCCAGAAGACGGCGAAGCCGCGTCCAGAATCATTACCCAAAGCCCGGTTGCATTGACACAACAGCAGATCGACGCCAGTCGCGCGCGATTACAAGGCCTGAAAATCTACCCACGAGATTTGTTAATCAACCGTACGTTTAAGGCAACGCTGGAAGAGCGGTGGTCGCGTTCGTTGGGAGAAGAAAGGGAAAACCTTGGCAGGATTATTACTGACTTCGACGCCGCGCTCGCCTCCAACGATTCAGAGCATGTTAACGATGTTCGTCGCCGTGCCTGCAAATTCCTTGGCATCGAAGAACCCGAAGCGCCTTAA
- a CDS encoding J domain-containing protein, whose protein sequence is MKTCWQILGIEATTDNNVIRQAYLALLPSFHPENDPQGFRQLREAYESALKEIASPVTPAVEEEEDADTPWVNYLLWIFHDFLNDAERRFQPQAWQEFIQQINNLSFSQIEKARWPLCNIAINTFPISYSCLKLLSDRLAWEQGGDDRDVNNEKVQDLLFNIRCGDLFDYTQLQHLPVVVQNQTIMFYDALESTFFGYPHLFSQLMAQHGPWIVPDDLCFQRRHLRWFSSLRWSIPELFPIALAWQEAEPDNETPRYYHFVQRVFGGEGDSLLPELCAQWQSNPSTHFDDLLLCWCRQHRPDYFPLLVLAIEAREQVDINGEPLLYIPGSSARTCMLWSEALHCGVLSPLSESFIARRLNYGAPAMSEEHSQHPCWLMYLVADRLACAEDPDEVLLQQLVHKLDRSTICPLEAIIIRGLLVQAAAVTTPYESVTIDEEEVSTVAQQSTEVSGGSSGLWLVIRIILYIGVAGHLLSKLLHHST, encoded by the coding sequence ATGAAAACCTGTTGGCAAATTCTTGGTATCGAAGCCACAACGGATAATAACGTTATTCGCCAGGCCTACCTGGCGCTGCTGCCTTCATTTCATCCGGAAAACGATCCGCAGGGGTTCAGGCAATTACGCGAAGCCTACGAAAGCGCATTAAAGGAGATAGCGTCTCCCGTCACTCCAGCGGTTGAGGAGGAAGAGGATGCGGATACGCCGTGGGTAAATTATTTGTTATGGATTTTTCATGATTTTCTGAACGATGCCGAAAGACGCTTTCAGCCGCAGGCGTGGCAGGAATTTATTCAGCAGATTAATAATTTATCCTTTTCGCAGATAGAAAAAGCGCGCTGGCCACTGTGTAATATCGCGATAAACACGTTTCCCATTTCTTACTCGTGCCTGAAATTATTGTCCGATCGCCTTGCCTGGGAACAGGGAGGAGATGACCGCGATGTGAATAATGAGAAGGTACAAGACTTATTATTTAATATCCGCTGCGGCGACCTGTTTGACTATACGCAATTGCAGCACTTGCCGGTGGTGGTACAGAACCAGACCATTATGTTTTATGATGCGTTGGAGTCCACGTTCTTCGGTTATCCGCATTTATTCTCACAGCTAATGGCGCAGCACGGCCCCTGGATTGTACCAGACGATCTTTGCTTTCAAAGACGCCATCTACGCTGGTTTAGCTCCTTGCGCTGGAGCATTCCGGAGTTGTTCCCCATAGCCCTGGCATGGCAGGAAGCTGAGCCCGATAACGAGACGCCGCGCTATTACCACTTCGTTCAGCGCGTATTCGGCGGCGAGGGCGATAGCCTGCTACCCGAACTGTGCGCGCAGTGGCAGTCAAATCCTTCCACCCATTTTGACGATCTGTTGTTGTGCTGGTGCCGCCAGCATCGCCCGGATTATTTCCCTCTACTCGTTTTAGCCATTGAGGCGCGTGAGCAGGTGGATATTAATGGTGAGCCGCTGCTCTACATTCCTGGCTCCAGCGCGCGTACCTGTATGCTGTGGAGCGAGGCGTTGCACTGCGGCGTATTATCGCCGCTGAGCGAAAGTTTTATTGCGCGGCGTTTGAATTACGGCGCGCCAGCGATGAGTGAGGAGCACAGTCAACATCCCTGCTGGCTGATGTATCTGGTGGCGGACCGCCTGGCGTGTGCCGAAGATCCTGACGAGGTGTTACTGCAACAGCTGGTACATAAACTCGATCGGTCCACGATTTGTCCGCTGGAGGCGATCATCATTCGTGGTCTGTTAGTGCAGGCAGCAGCTGTTACCACGCCGTATGAAAGCGTGACAATCGATGAAGAAGAGGTGTCGACGGTTGCTCAACAGAGCACAGAGGTATCCGGGGGCAGTTCTGGCCTTTGGCTTGTTATCAGGATTATCTTGTATATCGGGGTTGCTGGGCATTTATTAAGCAAATTACTTCACCATAGTACGTGA
- a CDS encoding DUF1266 domain-containing protein, producing MDKESQYLLFALSSPMEILNEDFLPSHSSPKMYLGTKYFDIESSWGIDTRETLLQMLNRMTDDGHATQLEGFYRRWFCSTPQEWQMFVDTLDKRGNIFARFVADTAMCCGGGGIRAWDYVRMGFLCRIGVLNQWLTEEESLWLQSRLHIRALHNYSGWLQYFNAYYIGRLYWQLRNSDNLLVLRETFARKEFDADGRHMVSELIAEKNSFYATLPWRYLADYPACPETLKDVSEL from the coding sequence ATGGATAAAGAATCGCAATATTTACTGTTCGCACTTTCCTCTCCCATGGAAATTTTAAATGAAGACTTTTTGCCTTCGCATTCCTCACCGAAAATGTATTTGGGTACGAAATATTTCGATATCGAATCATCATGGGGAATTGATACCCGCGAGACGTTGCTGCAAATGCTTAACCGTATGACTGATGATGGACATGCAACCCAGTTGGAAGGATTCTATCGTCGCTGGTTTTGTTCTACGCCGCAAGAGTGGCAAATGTTTGTGGATACGCTGGACAAACGAGGCAATATTTTCGCCCGATTTGTCGCCGATACTGCAATGTGCTGCGGCGGCGGCGGTATTCGCGCCTGGGATTATGTGCGGATGGGTTTCCTTTGCCGAATAGGTGTACTTAATCAGTGGCTGACGGAAGAAGAGAGCCTATGGTTGCAGTCGAGATTACACATACGCGCGCTGCACAACTATTCCGGCTGGTTGCAATATTTCAATGCTTATTACATCGGTCGTTTGTACTGGCAACTACGGAATAGCGATAACCTGCTGGTGCTACGCGAGACATTTGCCCGTAAAGAGTTTGATGCCGATGGGCGCCACATGGTCAGTGAGTTGATTGCGGAAAAAAACAGTTTTTACGCCACGCTGCCGTGGCGCTATTTAGCCGATTACCCGGCGTGCCCGGAAACGCTGAAGGACGTGAGTGAGCTATGA
- a CDS encoding tetratricopeptide repeat protein: MDSFITANPCDNLSLEQLTELAQQGNSEAQYILGRLYNENRIDDSEEDKLSFYWLQQAAEQGHREAQYWLGLRYKDTPTSMKDNALALFWSEKAAQQGHLHAFNTLGWVLKGKTGMAADYPKAVFWYAKGAEHGCWYAQNNLGKMYKNGLGIERDDSKAFYWFKQAALQGNALSQMNLADMYWHGRGTPKNEGLATLWYLRSAQQGKAYSQFQLGYAYNAGVGIKQNYQLAMHWYQKAARQGDSDACINIGWMYKCGHGVQEDDDQAFIWFQKALEYDENNAAAWYNLCFMYRDGHGTAQDPQQALYWFKKVQLTGKWNVDEEIRKLEALLTNKERQI; encoded by the coding sequence ATGGATAGCTTCATTACTGCCAACCCTTGCGACAATCTCTCCCTCGAACAATTAACTGAACTTGCGCAGCAAGGAAATAGCGAAGCACAATATATTTTAGGTCGTTTATATAATGAAAATCGTATAGACGACAGCGAAGAAGACAAGCTCTCTTTTTATTGGCTACAGCAGGCTGCTGAACAAGGGCATCGTGAAGCGCAATACTGGCTCGGCTTACGATATAAAGACACGCCAACCAGTATGAAAGACAATGCTCTGGCATTATTCTGGTCCGAAAAAGCCGCACAGCAAGGGCACCTTCACGCTTTCAATACATTAGGCTGGGTTCTGAAAGGGAAGACAGGTATGGCAGCCGATTATCCCAAAGCCGTCTTTTGGTATGCCAAAGGCGCAGAACATGGCTGCTGGTATGCGCAGAATAATCTTGGAAAAATGTACAAAAACGGGCTGGGCATCGAAAGGGATGATAGCAAGGCATTTTATTGGTTTAAGCAGGCCGCGTTACAGGGAAACGCCCTGAGCCAAATGAACCTGGCAGATATGTATTGGCATGGTCGCGGTACGCCAAAAAACGAGGGACTCGCCACGTTATGGTATTTGCGAAGTGCGCAACAGGGCAAAGCTTATTCTCAGTTCCAGCTTGGCTATGCGTATAACGCGGGCGTTGGTATTAAGCAGAATTATCAGCTGGCGATGCATTGGTATCAAAAGGCAGCCAGACAGGGTGATAGTGATGCCTGTATTAATATCGGCTGGATGTATAAATGTGGACACGGCGTACAGGAAGATGATGATCAAGCGTTTATCTGGTTCCAAAAAGCTCTGGAATATGACGAAAACAACGCTGCCGCCTGGTATAACCTCTGCTTTATGTATCGTGACGGGCACGGCACAGCGCAGGATCCTCAACAGGCGCTCTATTGGTTCAAAAAAGTGCAGCTCACCGGCAAATGGAACGTCGACGAAGAAATTCGCAAGCTGGAGGCCCTACTGACAAACAAAGAGCGCCAGATATAG
- a CDS encoding zinc ribbon-containing protein, whose amino-acid sequence MNKVAQFYRELVTTLTERLRNGERDIDALVEQARARVAQTGELTRTEVDELIRAVRRDLEEFAMSYSESQDDEEDSVFLRVIKESIWQELADITDKTQLEWREVFQDLNHHGVYHSGEVVGLGNLVCEKCHFHLAVYTPDVLPLCPKCGHDQFQRRPFEP is encoded by the coding sequence ATGAACAAGGTTGCTCAATTTTACCGCGAACTGGTGACGACGCTGACCGAACGTCTACGCAACGGTGAGCGTGATATCGATGCGCTGGTGGAACAGGCGCGTGCGCGGGTTGCTCAGACCGGCGAGTTAACGCGAACCGAGGTGGACGAACTGATTCGTGCGGTCAGGCGTGACCTGGAAGAGTTCGCTATGAGCTACAGCGAAAGTCAGGACGACGAAGAAGACAGCGTATTTTTACGCGTCATCAAGGAGAGTATCTGGCAGGAGCTGGCGGACATCACCGATAAAACGCAGCTGGAATGGCGCGAAGTCTTCCAGGATCTCAATCACCACGGCGTGTATCACAGCGGTGAGGTGGTAGGGCTTGGCAATCTGGTGTGTGAGAAGTGTCATTTCCACCTGGCTGTGTATACGCCGGATGTGCTGCCGCTGTGCCCGAAATGCGGGCATGACCAGTTCCAGAGAAGGCCGTTCGAGCCGTAA